CGTCAAGCAAGGAGGGATGGACATGGTGGAACGCATTGCTTGGTGGCTCGTTCTCATCGGTGCATTGAACTGGTTGCTGGTGGGCTTCTTCCAATTCGATGTGGTAGCTTGTATTTTTGGAAGCTCGGATGAACTGATCAGCCGCGTTGTTTACATCATCATCG
This is a stretch of genomic DNA from Alicyclobacillus dauci. It encodes these proteins:
- a CDS encoding DUF378 domain-containing protein, which produces MVERIAWWLVLIGALNWLLVGFFQFDVVACIFGSSDELISRVVYIIIGLAGIYLLPQAFGVKMIRSKEK